In the Pseudonocardia cypriaca genome, one interval contains:
- a CDS encoding erythromycin esterase family protein, with the protein MVSDIKSTAHAVDASAVMGLLPARPRLLALGEPTHGEGTLLDLRNELFRQLVEQEGYRTIAIESDCMMGLVVDDHVTSGTGDLDEVMERGFSHRWFNGSAGNRDLVRWMRAYNDGRPAAERLRFAGFDGPLEMTAAASPRQALTALHGYLSASVDAGLLPCTAETLDRLLGADDRWTDPAAMMDPAQSVGRSAEAGELRLLADDLVALLDAQTPHLITATSRDDWDRARLYGRTATGLLRYHFWMADTSPSRWTWLASLRAQMMAGNLLAAAERGPVLVHSHNGHLQRAKSTMRMGGLQLEWWGAGALVSAHLGEGYAFLATALGTIPHQGVDAPPPDTVEGLLYALPEERFVVDARRLVAALGDAQPTSRESPFYGYSPLDPAHVAGTDGIVFVKDVRQS; encoded by the coding sequence GTGGTTTCTGACATCAAGAGCACCGCCCATGCCGTCGACGCCTCCGCCGTCATGGGACTGCTACCGGCCCGGCCGCGGCTGCTCGCCCTCGGCGAGCCCACCCACGGCGAGGGCACCCTGCTCGACCTGCGCAACGAGCTCTTCCGGCAACTCGTCGAGCAGGAGGGCTACCGGACGATCGCGATCGAGAGCGACTGCATGATGGGCCTGGTCGTGGACGACCACGTCACCTCGGGAACGGGCGACCTCGACGAGGTCATGGAGCGCGGGTTCAGCCACCGGTGGTTCAACGGCTCTGCCGGCAACCGCGATCTCGTGCGCTGGATGCGCGCCTACAACGACGGCCGGCCCGCGGCCGAGCGGCTCCGCTTCGCCGGGTTCGACGGCCCGCTGGAGATGACCGCTGCCGCGAGCCCCCGGCAGGCCCTCACCGCGCTGCACGGCTACCTGTCGGCCTCGGTGGACGCGGGCCTGCTCCCTTGCACCGCGGAGACGCTCGACCGCCTGCTCGGCGCCGACGACCGGTGGACCGATCCGGCGGCGATGATGGACCCGGCGCAGTCCGTGGGGCGGTCGGCCGAGGCCGGGGAGCTGCGGCTGCTCGCCGACGACCTCGTGGCGCTGCTCGACGCGCAGACGCCGCACCTGATCACGGCGACCTCGCGGGACGACTGGGACCGGGCCCGCCTGTACGGGCGCACCGCCACCGGCCTGCTGCGCTACCACTTCTGGATGGCCGACACGTCACCGAGCCGTTGGACGTGGCTGGCGAGCCTGCGGGCCCAGATGATGGCCGGCAACCTCCTCGCCGCCGCCGAGCGGGGACCGGTGCTGGTCCACTCCCACAACGGCCATCTCCAGCGGGCGAAGAGCACGATGCGGATGGGCGGCCTGCAGCTGGAGTGGTGGGGCGCAGGCGCGCTCGTGAGCGCCCACCTGGGTGAGGGGTACGCCTTCCTGGCCACGGCCCTGGGCACGATCCCGCACCAGGGAGTGGACGCGCCGCCCCCGGACACCGTCGAAGGACTCCTGTACGCGCTCCCGGAGGAGCGCTTCGTCGTCGACGCCCGCCGGCTGGTCGCCGCTCTCGGCGACGCGCAGCCGACCTCTCGGGAGAGCCCCTTCTACGGCTACTCCCCGCTGGACCCGGCCCACGTCGCCGGGACCGACGGGATCGTGTTCGTCAAGGACGTCCGGCAGAGCTAG